From Amycolatopsis sp. WQ 127309:
GAAGTGCGCCACCTGGGAGCCCGCCGGCGGCTCGGCGCGGCCGACGACCAGCGCGTGCGGCTGCTCGCAGCCGGGACACCGGGTCGCGACCAGGACCTCCGGCTCGTCGTCGACGAGGTGGGGGATGGCGAACGAGTCCCAGGCGCAGCCGCCCCACCACAGCGTGCGCGCGCCCATCACCGAGAAGCCGAGCGACTTCGCGGCGAACGGGTGCGCCAGCACGACGTGCTCGGACTCATCGAGCACCAGGTGGTGGGCGTCGGCGAGGCGGTGCAGCGCCTGCTTGGCCACGGCGAGCGACCCGCCCGCGGCGTCGGCCAGCTCCGGCGCCGTCGGCGCGCGGCCGTGGCCGGCGAAGGCGCGGTAGACGGCCAGGCGCACGTCCTCGTCCCAGCTCGCGTCGTCCCTCATCGCTCGCTCCCCACGGTGGCTGCCCAGTCTAGTCGGGCCGCCCGCACGAACCACACTCGAAAACCACTCGACTCTCCGTCTCGGAAAGCGGACGGGGACTCCCGGATGTCGGGCACTGGCCCTTAACATTCGGGTATGACGTCGGTGATCGAGCGGTTGCGAGGAGACGGGCCGAAGTTCTCCATCGAGTTCTTCCCACCCCGGGACACGGCGGACGAGGCCGTCCTGTGGAAGGCCGTCCGGGAGCTCGAGCCGTACGACCCGGCCTACATGTCGATCACCTACGGGGCCGGCGGCTCCAGCCGCGACGGCACGATCCGCAGCATCGCCCGCGTCGCGACCGAGACGACGCTGGTGCCGATGGCGCACCTGACCGCCGTCAACCACTCCGTCGCCGAGCTGCGCAACGTGATCGGCTGGTACGCCTCGGTCGGCGTCCGCAACATCCTCGCGCTGCGCGGCGACCCGCCCGGCGACGTCTACGGCGAGTGGACCCCGCACCCCGAGGGCCTGAACTACGCCGAGGAGCTGGTCCAGCTCGTGCGGGAGCTGGGCGACTTCTGCGTCGGCGTCTCGGCGTCCACCTACGGCCACCCCCGCTCGCCCGACCTCGAAACGGACACGAAGTACCTGGTCCGCAAGCTGCGCGCGGGCGCCGACTTCGCGATCGCGCAGCTGTTCCACGACGCCGAGGACTTCCTGCGCCTGCGCGACCGCGTCGCCGCGACCGGCTGCGACGTCCCGGTGCTGCCCGGCGTGATGCCGCTGACGACGCTGCGGACCCTGCAGACGACGATCAAGCTGTCCGGCGCGCCGGCCCCGGCGAAGCTGCTCGACCGGCTCGAACCGCTCGCCGACGACCCCAAGGCGTTCCGCGCCGCGGGCATCGACGTGATCACCGAGCTGTGCGAGAAGCTGATCGCCGAGGGCGTGCCGAACCTGCACTTCTACACCTTCAACCGGTCGAAGGCGACACGCGAGGTGATCGCGCGGCTGGGCTTGGTGCCGGCCCGCACTTAAGTCCGTACCGCGGCCCCATACTGGACCGGTAGCGTGCGGCGCATGGCTTCTTCTTCCGATGGCGTGCACGGGATCTGCGACCGCTACGTCGACGACTACGCGGCCGCCGACCCGGTCGCCGCGACCTCCTTCGGCATCATCGGCCACGATCACCGGCTGACCGACTACTCGCCCGCCGGGTTCGACGAGCGCGCCGAGCTGGCCGCGCGGGCACACGCCGCGGTGACCGCGGCCGAGCCCGCCGACGCCGGCGAGCGGTCCGCGAAGGCCGTGTTCACCGAGCGGATCGGGCTCGAACTGGAGATCCACGAAGCCGGTCTCGACGTGGCGCAGCTCAACGTGATCTCCAGCCCGGTCCAGGAACTGCGGATGGCCTTCGACCTGATGCCGGTGGACACCGAGGCCGACTGGTCGGTCGTCGCGACGCGGATCGGCGAGGTGCCGAAGGCGCTGGCCGGGATCCGCACGGGCCTGCTGGCCGGGTCCGACGCGGGCCACGTCGCGGCGCTGCGTCAGGTCGCGAAGGTCGCGGAGCAGTGCGAGACGTGGGCCGGGCTGAAGGAGGAGAAGGGCTTCTTCAGCGAGCTCGTCGGCGGCGCGGAGAAGCAGGGCGACGCGCTCAAGACCGACCTCGCGCGCGGCGCGCGGGCCGCCGAAGAGGCGTTCGCGGAGTTCGCCGGGTTCCTGCGCGCCGAGCTGGCGCCGAAGGCCCCGGGCAAGGACGCCGTCGGCGAGGACGTCTACCGCCTGTGGTCGCGGTACTTCGTCGGCGCGGCGCTCGACCTGCGCGAGGCCTACGAATGGGGCTGGGCGGAGTTCGCCCGCATCGAGGCGGAGATGCGCACCGTCGCGAACCGCGTCAAGGCCGGCGCCACCCCGGCGGAGGCGGCGGCGCAGCTCGACGCCGACCCGCGCTACCGCGTCCAGGGGCGCGCCGAGTTCGAGGCGTGGATGCAGCGGCTCTCGGACGACGCGCTGAAGTCGTTGCGCGGCAAGCACTTCGACATCTCGGACCGGGTGATGGCGCTGGAGTGCCTGATCGCCCCGCCGGGTGGCGGCGTCGGCGCGTACTACACCGGCCCGAGCGAGGACTTCGGCCGGCCGGGCCGCATGTGGTGGTCGCTGCCGCCGGGCCGCGACGAGTTCATCACCTGGCGCGAGACGAGCACGGTCTACCACGAGGGCGCGCCGGGCCACCACCTCCAGATCGCGACGGCGGTCGACAAGTCGGACGCGCTGAACAAGTACCAGCGGATGATGGCGTTCACGTCGGGCCACGCGGAAGGCTGGGCGTTGTACTCCGAGCGCCTGATGCAGGACCTGGGCTACCTCTCCGACGACGGCGACCTGCTGGGCATGCTGTCCGAGCAGCTGTTCCGCGCCGCCCGCGTGATCATCGACCTGGGCATGCACCTGGAGCTGGAGATCCCGGCAGGCACCGGTTTCCACGAAGGTGAGCGCTGGACCTCGGACCTGGGCCTGGAGTTCATGCTGACCCGCACGATCACCGACCCGGCCCACGTCCGCGACGAGATCGACCGCTACCTGGGCTGGCCGGGCCAGGCCCCGTCGTACAAGATCGGCGAGCGCCTGTGGCTGGCGGCCCGCGAGGACGCCCGGGCCCGCGCGGGAGCGTCGTTCGACATCAAGCGCTTCCACACCCAGGCCCTGGACATGGGCGGCATGGGCCTGGACACGCTTCGGGACCAGCTGGCCCAGCTGGACTGACGAGCCGAGCCCCGCCGGTCACCGGCGGGGCTCGGTTTCGGCCCGGCCGAGCACGAGAAGGTCCAGGGCTTGCCCTTATGCGCGCCCATCCGAGTCCGTGGTCTCGATCGTGGGCGTGGTGGTCACCCCGGTACCGCCGAGCAGGTCTTCGTCCAGGGTGTGTTGGTGAAGATCGGCAGGCTGCCTCAGCGCACCGTCTGCAAGAGGACTGCCGATCTTGAAGGACCCGCCCGCTTCCAGTTCGGTCCGCAGTGCGGCGCTCGCGTGGGTGATTTTTGCCTTGATCATTTCGAATCTTTTCCATGGCTCGCTTGGTAGCTCTTCTCGTCGTACTCCCCGTGGCATTGGAACGTTTCGCGGGCTCCGGGGATCGGCAATGCCACGTATCGCAGCGACATGCGAATGTCCATGACGCGGCCGAGGCGTGCCCCGGAGTTCGTAAACGAGGCGGCGACCGCGAAGTGGGGTAGTCGCCAGGACTCGTCACCGTTCTTCATCCGATGCATGCCAACGCGCATGGGACCGAACGCGGCGACCACCGTGAACGGCGCGAGATGTGTGCGCCGAAGAGTGATCGCGGAGACGATCAGTGCCAGTCCTGAAAAACTGCCGAAACAACGGTTGGCAAGCTCACTTCCGATCCCTTCTTTTGGGTCCTGGCCAGAGTATCTGGCCGCTTCGAGCGAAATCTGTGGTCAAGCAGGGCTCGCTCACCACAAGGGCACCCCTGTGGACAAGCGGGCCCGGAACGTCGCGCCCGCCGGCTCGGGGCGGGCCCGAAAACCCGTCGCGCCATCGGACCGCTCCCGCTAGCGTCGGCTCCGTGCATCGGATCCTGTTCGTCACCCCGCCGCCCCGCGCCTGAGCGGGGTGGTCTTCGCCGCGTGACCCGCGGCTTCTTCGTGGTGCTCTGAAGCAGATCGCCCCGCGTCGTCGATTCCGATTCCTTCGACGCAGGAGCGTTTTCCGATGTCCCTCGCCCTACCCGTGCGCGCCCGTTCGTCGGCCGCGCTCGTCCTCGCCGGTGTCCTGTGGGGCACCGGCGGTCTCGCCGGTTCGCTGCTCGGCGCACTCGCCGGCCTCCACCCCCTCGCCGTCGCCGCTTGGCGGCTGCTCGTCGGCGGGGGAGTCGCGTGCCTGTTCGTCAAGGCCCGCCCGCGCGGCCGGGCCGCGGCGAAGCGGCTGCTCGCCGTCGGCGGCCTGTTCGCGCTGTTCCAGGCCAGCTACTTCGCCGCCGTCGCGCTCAGTTCGGTGAGCGTCGCGACGATGACCACGATCGGCGCGGCGCCCGTCGTGGTCACCGTGGCCCGGTGGCGCCGCCCCGGCCGCTGGACGCTGGTCTCCCTGGCCGGCACCCTCGCCGGCCTGGTGCTGCTCCGCTGGACGCCGGACGTTTCGGCGTCCCTCGGCGGGCTCGCGTTCGCGCTGCTCGCGGCGGCCGGTTTCGCGACGCTCACCCTGCTCACCGCGAAGCCGGTCGAAGGCCTCGACCCGCTGTCCACGACGGCGTTCGGCTGCCTGCTCGGCGGGCTGCTGCTCACGCCGCTGGCGAGCTGGTCCGGCATGGCGTTGCCGCTGCACCTGGACGTCCTCGCGGTCGCCCTGTACCTCGGTGTGGTGCCGACGGCCCTCGCGTACGCCGCGTACCTGCGCGGCCTCGCGGACGCGCATCCCGTGCTGGGCGCGCTGTCGGCCGTGCTCGAACCGCTGACGGCGGCGATCCTGTCCGCGGTCCTGCTCGGCGAACGGCTCGCCGGCACGGCGTGGTGCGGCGCGGCCGTGCTGGTCGCGGCGCTGGCCGTCGGCTACTGGCGGCCCGAACCGAGGTGAGTCCCGGCGCTGCCCCTCAGCGAGGCTCGAGGGGCTCGAGGGGCAGCGTCCGGCCCAGGATCGCGAACGGGCGCGGGTCGCCGGCGAAGTGGTAGTCGCGCAGGACGTCGACGAACCCGGTGCGGCGGTAGAGCTTCCACGCCCGGCTCGTGCCCTCCGGCGTCGACAGCAGCACGTTCGCGCTCGGCACGCCGTCGAGCAGGCCGTGCAGCAGGTCCTCGCCGATCCGGTGGCCCTGGTTCTCCGGCCGGACGTGGATCTCGGTCAGCTCGAAGTAGTCCGTCAGCCAGCGGTCGGCCTCGGCGGGCCCGGACCGGCGGCTCAGGCCGTGGCGCACCTGCTCGTGCCACCACTGCCCCGGCCGGCCGCGGTAGCCGTAGGCCAGGCCGAGCAGGACGTCGTCGGCGTCGAAGGCGGCCATGCAGCGCCAGCCCTCGCGCAGCGCGTGGGTCAGCCACATCGGCGCCCGCTGCTCGGCGGTGCCCGCCGGGTAGCGCATCGCCCGGACGTAGATGTCCAGCGCCTCGGGCAGGCGCGCGCGGAACTCGTCCGCGGAGAGCTGGACGTAACGGGAGCGCATCGCGGTCACAGCTGGCTATTCTCCTCCGCGCCCGCGAGCGCGCCAGGGGTCCCCCCGGTCAGGGTGACCAGATCGGCGAACGTCGTCGGGAAGACGGTCTTCGGGTGCCCGGCGGCGGCCCAGACGACGTCGTGGGCGGCCAGCGCGGTGTCGACGAGCGTGGTCAGCCGTGTGGGGTGCCCGACCGGGGCGACGCCGCCGATCGGCTGCCCCGTGTGGGCCCGCACGAAGTCGGCGTCGGCCTTCCCGACGGCCTCGACGCCGGCCAGGCCGGCGAGCGTTTCCGGGTCCGCGCGGTGGGCGCCGGAGGTCAGCGCGAGCAGCGCGTGCGCGTTTTTGTCGTACCCCACGCGGAAGATGAGGCTGTTGGCGATGGCCCCCACCGGCACGCCGAGTGCCTCGGCCGCCTGGGCGGCGGTCCGGACCTCGGCGGGCAGGACGCGGATGCCTTCGGCGGCGGCGTGCTGCCCGGCTTCGGACAGCGCGGCCGCCACCTTGGCGACGGCGGGGTGGTCCAGCGAACTCATGAACCTATGAGATCACGCCGGCGGCGAGGTGTCCCGCACCACGTCCGGGGGATTCCGCCTCGGGGTTGAGCGAACGCCACGTCCGGGGTTACTCTGGAAATCGTTCGAACAGACGTTCGACATCTGGTGAGCGCGCACCGGTCAGGTGACCGGCGCGGGGCGGGGGAAGCGTCCCGCGCCGGGCACCGCCCGGGCTCACAACGCGCAGGAGGAGGGTCGTCATGTCCGTCTCGGTCGTGTCCCCCGCGGATCCCGGGCAGCCCCAGCTGCCCCTGTCGCTGCGCCCGCCCGCCTCGCCGGCGGCGGCCGGCCTGCTCGCCCAGGCGCGGCGCGGCCTCGCCGAAGCCGAGCGGGAAGCCGATCCCGCGGAGCGGTTCATCGGCGCCTACCTCGCCGCGCTGCGCGGCGCCGCCGCGGTGCTCGCCGCCCACGGCCGCCCGCACCGGGGCCGGTCGCGCCCGGCCAGCACGTGGGTCCTGCTCGACGCCGACGCCCCCGAGCTGCGGGAGTGGTCTGCCTTCTTCGCGAGCAATTCGGCCATGCGCGCCGACGCCCAGGCCGGTATCACCGGCCGGGTCACCGCGGAGGCGGCCGCGGCCCTGGTGCGCGCCGCCGAGCCGTTCCTGGAGCTGGTCCGCCGTCTCGTGCACGGCCTGCCGATCGCGGAGGACGCCCATGTCGCGTGAGCACGGCCTGATCGACCAAGGGCGGCTGCTCACGGCGTTGGGGATCGAAGGCGGAATACTGGTCGACGCGGTGCGCGCGGCGCCGCTCGAGGCGCCGGTGCCCGCGTGCCCGGGCTGGTCGCTCGGCGAGGTGGCCCGGCACGTCGGCAGCCGCTACCGGATGGTCCGGCGCCGGCTGGCCGAAGGGCGCGTCCCGGACGAGTGGCCGCGGGACCCCGCGCCCGGCCAGGGCCTGGCGGACTACCTGGAGACCGGGCTGGCCGAACTGCTCGACGAGCTGGCGGCCCACGACCCGGGGGAGCGCGCCGACACGTGGTGGCCCGCCGACCCGACGTACGGCTTCTGGCGGCGGCGGATGGTGCACGAGACCCTGGTGCACCGCGTCGACGTCGAACAGTCCGCGGGTGTGGAGCCGCGCGAGGTGCCCGAAGACCTCGCGCTCGACGGCATCGACGAAGCGTTGCTCCTCTGGTTCGGGCAGAAGCTGCCGCTGCTCGGGCTCACCGGCACGAAAGCGGGCTCGGTCGGCGTGCTGGCGGGCGGCCACAGCTGGATCGCCCGGGCCGGTCCGGAGGTGACGCAGGCCTGGCACTGCCCGGCCGAGGAGGCCGGGGCCGCGGACGACGTCGTCACGGCCGAACCGGAGCGGATCTACCTGTGGCTCTGGGGCCGGGCGTCCCTGACCTCGGTGACCGTGCGAGGAGTGCACGACCAGGCGGCGCAGCTCTGGGCGCTGCTGCGGCTCGCGACCCGATGACCCGGCCGGTGGGGAAGCCGAACCGGAACTGTCGGTGGTGCGGGCTAGCGTGCGGCGCATGAGTACTCGCCTGGTCAACCTGGTGATCGACGCGGCGCGGCCGAGGGTCCTGGCGGGCTTCTGGGCCGCGCTGCTCGGCTGGCGCGTCGCCGGGGAACTGCCCGGCGAGGTCGACGTCCGCGCCCCGGAGACCGACGGCTGGGACCTGGACCTGGTGTTCGTCCCGGTGCCGGAAGCCAAGGTGGTCAAGAACCGCATCCACCTCGACCTGGCGAGCCGGACGCCCGCACACCAGGAGGAACTGGTCGCCCGCGCCCTGGAGCTGGGCGCCCGGCGCGTCGACATCGGGCAGGGCGCGGTGCCGTGGGTGGTGCTGGCGGATCCGGAGGGCAACGAGTTCTGCGTCCTGGAGCCGCGCGAGCAGTACGCGGACACCGGCGCGGTGGCGTCGATCCTGGTCGACGCCTGGTCCCCGCCGCGGCTGGCGGACTTCTGGGCGGGCATCACGGGCTGGGAGGTCCGGGCCGGCCAGGGTGAGGTCATCGTGGGCCTGCGCGCGCCGTCGGGCCGCGGGCCGTGGCTGGAGTTCCTGCGCAACGAGGACGCGAAGCGCGTGAAGAACCGGGTGCACCTGGACATCGCGCCCCCGGCGGGCGCCGACCACGCGGCGGCGGTGTCGGAGGTCCTGGTGGCGGGCGCGGCCCCGGCGGACCGCGAAGGCGTCCGGGTGCCGTGGCGCGTGCTGACCGACCCGGAGGGCAACGAGTTCTGCGTGCTGACCCCGCGCTGACCTAGCTTGGGAGGTATGGAGAACTTCGACTGGCAGGGGCGCCGGATCGCCTGGGAGCGCGCGGGTTCCGGGCCCGCGGTGGTGTTCTGCCACGGAACGCCCTGGTCGTCCTGGCTGTGGCGACCCTTCGCCGAAGCCCTGAGCGGCGACTTCACGGTGTACCTCTGGGACATGCCGGGCTACGGCCGGTCGTCGAAGGACCCGTCCCACGCCGTCGACTTCGGCGTCCAGACGGAGGCGTTCACCGCCCTGCTCACCCACTGGGGCTTGGAACGCCCGCACGTCGTGGCCCACGACTACGGCGGCGCGGTGTCGCTGCGCGCCCACCTGTTCCACGACGTCCCGTACGCATCGCTGCTGCTGGCCGACGCGGTGGCGATCCCGCCGTCGGGTTCGCCGTTCTTCCAGCTGGTCAAGCAGCACCCGGACGTGCTGGCCCAGGTGCCGCCGTACATCCACGAGGCGCTGGTCAGGGCGTACATCGGCAACGCGGCTTTCCACCAGCTGCGAGAGTCGGACCTGGCCGCACTGGTAGCCCCGTGGCTGGGCGACGAGGGCCAGCCCGCGCTCTACCGCCAGATCGCCGCGTACGACGAGAGCTACCTGGCCGAGAACGAGCAGCGGCTGAGCCGGCTGGACCTCCCGGTGCGGGTGCTGTGGGGCACAGAGGACACCTGGATCCCGATTTCCCTGGGCGAGCGTCTCGCGGCGGCCATCCCGGGCGCAACGTTGACCCCGGTCGAAGGAGCGGGCCACCTCATCCAGCTGGACGCCCCGGTCAGGGTGGCCACCGAGCTACGGACCTGGCTGACGCAGGTGGCGGCCTGAGCCCTGTCTCGCTTGGCCGCGGCCGGCTCCCGCGCCGACGGTCGAGCCGGCTGGTGCGAGCTGAACCGGTGCTCGGATCGGCGGTCGGGCTGCCGCTGAACTGGCTTGTCCTCAGCCGGCGGACTAGCGGTCGGTTCCCGCGCTGCCGGCCGAGCCGGCTGGCGCGAGCTGAGCCGGTCCTCGGATCGGCGGTCGGGCGGCCGCCGGACGGGCTTGTCCTCAGCCGGCGGCCCAGCGGTTGGTAGGCCGTGCCCGTCCCCAGGTTGGCGGCGGCCGGTTCCCGCGCTGATGGCCGAGCAGGGCTGGTTCGTGGTGCGAGCTGAGCCGGTCCTCGGATCGGCAGTTGGGCGGCCGCTGGACTGGCTCGTGCTCAGCTGGCTGCCCAGCGGTTGGCGGGGCCGTGCCCGTCCCCGGGTTGGCGCCGGAGCTGCCGCCGGTCGTCCCCGTTCCCGGCGGCGCGCAGCGGGCTGACCGTTGCCGAGCCGGAAGCGGGCTGCCGTGGGTCGGCGGGTACCTCCGGGACCGGGGTTTCTCCCCAGGTCGGCGGGCCGGCCGTCGCCGTGCCCGGCCTGAGCCCGGCGGCGCGTCGGTGGCTGTGCCGGCGGGGTGTGGGGCTTGTGTGTTTCGCCGGAGTTGCCGGGTCGCGTCGAACGCTGACCTGCGCGAAACACTCGCGTCCCGGTGAGGCAACAACCGCGGGGGACCGTGGTGGGCATGGAGACCTCTCGAGCGTTGCCCCAGCACGGTCAGCCGGCCGCCGTCGAGGAGCCGGCCGTGCCGTCCGCTTGGCGGGTGCGGGTCCGGATGCACGACCACCCGGGCACCCTGGCCCGCATCGCCATCCGGCTCGCCGACCTCGAGTGCAACATCCTCGGCCTGACCGTGCTGCCGGTCCCGGGCGGCGTGCTGGACGAGATCGTGCTGCGTCCGGCGATCGGCCTGCCCCGGCGGCTCCTGGTCGACGCCATCCGCGACGAGGGCTGCGAGTGCACCGCGATCATCGACGCCGACGTCCACGAGCTGGTCGACTCGGCGTCCTCGACGCTGGCCGCGGCCCGGCGCGCGATCGACGATCCGGCCCGCCTCGCCGAGGTGCTGAAGGAGGTCCTGGCCGCCGACGTCGTCACGCTCGTCCCCGCGACCGAGACCAACCCGGCCCGCACCGAGAGCGGGCACCGCGCGGTGTTCGCGCTCGGCGCCGACACCGCGCTGGTCGCGCGCCGCCAGTGGGCGCCGTTCGTGCAGCTCGAGCTCACCCGCGCCGAGTCGCTCGTCACGTTGCTCACCGCGGCGGCCCGGAACGTCGCGGGCCCGGTGGTCCTCGACCGCCCGGACGGCGCGGCGATCGTCCTGCGCAAGGGCCTCCCCGGCGACGCCGACGCGGTGTCCGAACTGCACCGCCGCTGCTCGATGGCGACGCTGTTCCGCCGCTACCACACGGGGGTGCGGACGGTGCCGCGCCGCTGGCTGCACCGCCTGCTGATGCCCCCGCGCGGCACGAGCGTGCTGGCCGTCTTCGGCCGGGAGGTGATCGGCCTGGCCCAGCTCATCCCGTCCGCGGCGGGCGGCGCCGAGATCTCCCTGCTGGTCGAGGACGACTGGCAGCGCCAGGGCATCGGCACGGCCCTGCTGGCCCGGCTCGCGGTCATGGCCGAGGCCCAGGGCATCACGGAGCTGACCGCCGACTGCCTCGCCGGCGACGACGTCCTGCCCCGCACCGCGGCCCGAGCCGGACTGCGCACCGAGCGCGGCTCGGAGGACGGGGCCAAGCTCAGGTTGTTCCTGCCGGCTTGAGCGCGGTCAGCGCTTCCAGAACCAGTCCTTGTCCCGTGCTTCGCGCAGAGCGGTCTTCTTGCGCTCGGTCGTGAGCCGGTCGAGGTAGAGCACGCCGTCGAGATGGTCGGTTTCGTGCTGCAGGCACTGCGCCAGCACTTCTTCGCCCTCCACCTCGATCGGCTCGTTGTGCACGTCCACGCCGCGGACCTTGGCGTGCACCGCCCGCTCGGTGGGGAACCACAGTTCCGGCACCGAAAGACAGCCCTCGTTGATCTCGTGCGTCTCTTCGGACAGCTCGACGATCTCGGGGTTGATGACGTACCCGGTGAGCCCGGCGACGTCGTAGCTGAAGATCCGCAGCCCGACGCCGATCTGCGGCGCGGCCAGCCCGGCCCGCCCGTCGGGTTTCACGGAGTCGACCAGGTCCCGCACGAGCGCCTCGAGCTTCTCGTCGAAAACCGTGACCGGATCGCAGGCGGACTTGAGGATCGGGTCCCCGAAATAGCGCAGCTCGCGCATGGCCATGAGCAGAACATCCTTCGTGCGGTGTCGGACTGGCAGCTTAGGCCAGCGGTGAATCGCCCCGCCGGGGAATCACCACGAACCCGGCGGGTGGCCGGGGTCAGGCGCGGAGCCGGAGCCCCGAGGGTGTCGCGCGGAAACCCGCCTCCGTCAGCACTTGCGCGAGTTCGGAGGTCAGGGCTTGCTCGCCGTCCGCGCGCTGGACCGACAACTGGCCCAGCCAGCCTTCGCGGACCGCCGCCGACAACGCCTGGGCCGCGTCCGTGAGCGGTTGCCGTTCCTCGGTGAAGCTCAGCAGCGACCGGCCGCCTCGCTCGACGTACAGCGCCGGCACCCCGTCCACCAGCACGGCCAGCGCACCCGCCTTGCGCGCCGGACGATGCTTCGTGTCGCCGGTCGCGGCGGGCCAGGGCAGCGCCGCACCGTACGGCTGGGCCGGATCCGCCGCCGCCAGGACCACCGCGCGCCCGGGAGCGGGACGGCCCGGGCCGGACAGCGCGCGCAGCCGGTCCACCGCACCCTTCGCCGCGAACTGGGCCGCGCCGAGGCCCTCCACGACGTACCCGCGGATCACCTGGCCGGTGTCCTCCATGCCGCGCAACACCTTGTAGATCCCGGAAAACCCGCCGGTGACGCGTTCGGTGTCGAGCGCGCCGCGGGTCAGGACGCCGTGGCGCTCCAGGAACGCCTCGGTGCGCGCGTGGGCCCGCCGGGTGGCGTCTGTCTCGCGGACGGGGGTCAGCGCCCACCGGCCGGCGGCGGTCGGTGGCCCGGAGCGCGACGGCATCTGCGGCCGCCCCGCCCGCAGCCGCGCGTACCGGCCGCGCGGGGCCTGGCGGCGGGGTTTGTGCGCCCCGTGCCCGGCGACCTGGGCGCGCAACGGCCCCAGCGTGTCGCCGGTGACCAGTCCGGCCCACACCAGGTCCCACAGCGCGGCCACGGCTTCGGCGTCGCTCGGTGCCTTGTCCACCAGCACCGTCGCGCGGTCCACCAGCTGCCGGAAGAACAGCGCGCCACCCTCCAAAGTGGACACGATGGCGTCGTGCAGCGGGCCGGTCGGGATGTCTTCGACGACCTCGGGCAGCAGCAGGTCGGCGACGTCGGTGGGCGCGAGGGCGATCCAGCCGTCGCCGCCCGACAGCGCGCCGCAGCCCGCCCAGGTGACCTCGCCCGCGGTCGTCAGCTCGTCCAGCAACGCGGGGGAGTAGCCCGGCAGCCGCCCCGGCAGGATCAGCGACTCCACCGCGCTCGCCGGCAACGGCGCCCCGGCGAGCTGCTCGACCACCGAGAGCACGTCGTCCGCCGTCGGCGCCGCCCGGACGCGACCACCGAACCCGTGCCACGACGGCAGGAACCGCCCCAGCGCCGCCGGTTCGACCGGCTCCACCTCGGCCCGCAGCTTCGCCAGCGACGCTCGCCGCAGCCGGCGCAGCACCGCCGAATCGCAGTACTCGACCCCGGCACCGTGGGTGTCCGGGTGCCCGACGGGACTCAGCTCGCCCCGGACCAGGCGGCCTTCCCCGGTCAGCCGGTCGAGGACGCCGGTGACGACGGCTGTGCCGAGCCCGAACCGCGCGGCCACGGCCGCCGCGGCGAACGGACCCCGGCTGCGGGCGTAGCGCGACAGCAGGTCCCCGAGCGGGTCCGCCACCGGTTCGGTGAACGCCTCGGGCACGCCGACCGGCAGCGCGGTGCCCAGCGCGTCCCGCACCCGGCCCGCGTCCTCGATCGCGATGAACCGTTCCTCGCCACCGATCCGCACCCGGAGCGCGCGCCGCGCCCCTTCCAGTTCGGTGAGCCACTCCGGCTGGATCCCGCGCTCCCCGGCCTCCGCGATGGTCAGGTCACCGATGAACCGCAGCAGGTCGGCGGCGTCCTCCGCCGAACGCGCGTGGCGGTCGGGGTCGAGGCGCTGCAACGACCGGGTGACCTCGGAGACGGCTTCGGGATCGAGCAGTTCCCGGATCGCTTCGGTGCCCAGGAGTTCGGCCAGCAGCCCCGAATCCAGCGACAGCGCCGCCGCGCGCCGCTCCGCCAGCGGGGCGTCGGTCTCGTAGAGGAACATGCCGATGTAGCCGAAGAGCAGGCTGCGCGCGAACGGTGACGCGGCCGGCGTCTCGACCTCCACCAGCCGGACCTTGCGGGCCCGGACGTCGGCCATCAGCTCGCGCAGCCCGCCCACGTCGTAGACGTCCTGCAGGACTTCGCGCATCGCCTCGAGCACGACCGGGAAGCGTTCGTACTTCGCCGCGACCGACAGCAGCTGCGACGCCCGCTGCCGCTGCTGCCACAACGGGGTCCGGCGCCGCGGGTCCCGGCGCGGCAGCAGTAGTGACCGCGCCGCGCACTCCCGGAACCGGGCCGCGAACACCGCCGAGCCGCCCACCTCGGCGACGATCAGCTGCTCGACCTCTTCGGGGTCGAGCAGGAT
This genomic window contains:
- a CDS encoding DEAD/DEAH box helicase — translated: MDHVAADVLDLFSPATRDWFAGAFAAPTAAQEGAWRAAHAGEHALVVAPTGSGKTLSAFLWALDRLSVEPPPAEATKRCRILYVSPLKALAVDVQRNLRAPLAGISQATRRLGLPVPDITVGMRTGDTTAAERRSFGKTPPDVLVTTPESLFLILTSSARESLRGVETVIVDEVHAVAGGKRGAHLALSLERLDSLLAKPAQRIGLSATVRPVDEVSAFLAGGRPVRVVQPKLAKTIEVRVEVPVDDMSNLDAPRGPAPSPFDELESMTTAFPPGEVAPGGLGTLEEISGNPVQRPSIWPAVEERVLSLIQSHRSTIVFANSRRLTERMTARLNELAAEQTELTAGDTFPAEAVGQSGVSTGAPAVIARAHHGSMSREQRTHVEEALKSGQLPCVVATSSLELGIDMGAVDLVVQIEAPPTVASGLQRVGRAGHQVGAVSSGVMFPKFRGDLVSCAVVAERMASGAIEAVRYPRNPLDVLAQHVVAMVALEPWSVTDLATLVRRAAPFAALPDDALHAVLDMLAGRYPSEEFGELRARITWDRIAGELRGRPGSQRLAVTSGGTIPDRGLFTVMTPGGDDKPGSRVGEFDEEMVYESRVGDTILLGTSSWRITDITHDRVIVVPAPGEPARMPFWKGDAPGRPLELGRALGKFVRELSTSDDEKARERATAAGLDQRACDNLLAYLAEQKAATRHVPNDRTILLERYRDELGDWRIVVHSPFGAQVNAPWALAIAARLRENRGVDAQIAHSDDGIVLRLPDALDAEGADVTISADDILLDPEEVEQLIVAEVGGSAVFAARFRECAARSLLLPRRDPRRRTPLWQQRQRASQLLSVAAKYERFPVVLEAMREVLQDVYDVGGLRELMADVRARKVRLVEVETPAASPFARSLLFGYIGMFLYETDAPLAERRAAALSLDSGLLAELLGTEAIRELLDPEAVSEVTRSLQRLDPDRHARSAEDAADLLRFIGDLTIAEAGERGIQPEWLTELEGARRALRVRIGGEERFIAIEDAGRVRDALGTALPVGVPEAFTEPVADPLGDLLSRYARSRGPFAAAAVAARFGLGTAVVTGVLDRLTGEGRLVRGELSPVGHPDTHGAGVEYCDSAVLRRLRRASLAKLRAEVEPVEPAALGRFLPSWHGFGGRVRAAPTADDVLSVVEQLAGAPLPASAVESLILPGRLPGYSPALLDELTTAGEVTWAGCGALSGGDGWIALAPTDVADLLLPEVVEDIPTGPLHDAIVSTLEGGALFFRQLVDRATVLVDKAPSDAEAVAALWDLVWAGLVTGDTLGPLRAQVAGHGAHKPRRQAPRGRYARLRAGRPQMPSRSGPPTAAGRWALTPVRETDATRRAHARTEAFLERHGVLTRGALDTERVTGGFSGIYKVLRGMEDTGQVIRGYVVEGLGAAQFAAKGAVDRLRALSGPGRPAPGRAVVLAAADPAQPYGAALPWPAATGDTKHRPARKAGALAVLVDGVPALYVERGGRSLLSFTEERQPLTDAAQALSAAVREGWLGQLSVQRADGEQALTSELAQVLTEAGFRATPSGLRLRA